From Myxococcota bacterium:
AACTTCATATTCGTGCTGCCAGGTGTCTCCGAACTTGAATTGAACGCGCAGACGGACCTTTCGATCGCAGTTGGGGCACGGGGCATCGACCGAGACTACGTTGAATGCACTCAGGGCGCCCACTCCTCTCTTCGCCAATGGCGGAGGCAGTCGACTTCGTCGCTCACGACGTGGCCAGCACGAGGCGGTTGCCCCAGCGGCGGGTGACGGCTTCGACGAGGCCAGGCTGGGTGGAGAGGTCGCGGTCGCGGCGGAGAAGCTGCTCGGCGGCGCGGCGCACCGGGTCCAGATACTCGCCGTGTCGCACCAGGTCGGCGAGGCGCAGCTCGGGCAGGTGACCCGCCTGGCGCGTGCCGAGCCACTCGCCAGCGCCGCGAATGCGCAGGTCGGCCTCGGCGATGTCGAAGCCCGAGTCACTGCGCTCCAGGATCGCCAGTCGCTCGACGCTCTCCGGCGTGGTCGGGTCGGCGATCAAGAGCGCGCGCCCCGGACGGCCGCCCCGCCCCACCCTGCCGCGCAGCTGATGGAGCTGCGCGAGGCCGAAGCGCTCGGCGTGCTGCACGATCAAGAGTGTCGCCGCCGGCACGTCGACGCCCACTTCGATCACGGTCGTCGCCACGAGCACGCGCACGCGGCCGGCGGCGAAGTCGGACATGGCCCGCGCGCGGTCGGCCCGCTCCATGCGGCCGTGCACGAGCGCGGCAGTGACTCCCGGCAGCGCCTTGCGCAGCCGCTCGAAGCCGCGCGTGGCGTCCTTCAGGTCGGCCTTCTCGGACTCCTCGACCAGCGGGTAGACCACGAAGATCTGCTCGCCGCGGCGCAGGGTCTCGTTCACCTCGCTCATCACCGCGCGGCCGGCGGTGGGCGCGACGATGCGCGTGGCGACCGGCGCGCGGCCGGGCGGCCGTTCGCGCAGCACCGAGTGATCGAGGTCGCCGAACACCGTGAGCGCGAGCGAGCGCGGGATGGGAGTGGCCGACATCGCGAGCAGGTGCGGGTTCTCGCCCTTGCGCGCCAGCGCGCGCCGCTGCGCCACGCCGAATCGGTGCTGCTCGTCGATCACCACCAGCCCGAGCCGCGGCAGCTCGACCGACTCGGAGAACAGCGCGTGCGTGCCCACGACCAGGCTCACTTCGCCGCGCTCGAGCCAGCGCGCGAGCTCGGCGCGCTCGCGTGGCGGCGTCGCGCCCGTGAGCAGTGCGCCGCGCACGCCCAGCGGCGACGCCAGGCGCTGCAGGGTCTCGAAGTGCTGCTCCGCGAGCAGCTCGGTGGGCGCGGCCAGCACGGCCGAACGGCGCGAGGCGCGCGCCGCCGCCGCCGCCAGCACGGCGAGCACGGTCTTGCCCGTGCCCACGTCGCCCACGAGCAATCGGTTCATCGGCGCGCGGGCGGCCAGGTCGGCCCGGATCTCGCCCCAGACACGCAGCTGGTCGCGAGTCAGTGAGAACGGCAGCGCGGCGCGCGCTCGTGACTCCGCCTCGTCGGAGAGCACGAGCGGCTCGGTCGTCCGCCGGCGCAGGTCGCGCCGGCGAAGCTCGAGCCCGAGCTGCAGGAGGAACAGCTCCTCCGCGACCAGCCGCAGGTGATACGGCGTGCTGCGCTCGCGCAGGCTGGCGGGGTCGAGCCCAACGCCGGGCAGGTGCACCTCGCGCAGCGCGGCGCCGATCTCGGGCAGGCCGAGCTCCGCGACCGTGGCCTCGGGCAGCCAGCCGTCGACCAGGTCGGCGGCCGAGCGCAGCGCCGTCTCGACGATGCGGCGCGCGGTGCGCGGCGGCAGGCCTTCGACCGCCGAGTAGCTCGGCACGATGCGCGGCAGCTCGCCGGGCTCGGTGGCCTCGGCCAGCACCTCGACGTCGGGGTGGTGCAGCTCCTTGGCGAAGCGGTAGCGGCGCACCTCGCCCGCCACGAGCACGCGCGTGCCGGGCGCCAGCCGGTGCTCGAAGGTCGCGAGGCCCCGGAACCACTTGAGCTGCACGGCCCCCGTGCCGTCGGAGACCACCGCCTGGAAGAACCGCCGCCCGTTGCGCAGCGGCACGACGGCGCTGCGAGTCACCGTGCCGGCGAAGGCCGCCGCGCGGCCGACCTCGAGTCTCTCGATCGGCGTGATCTCGCGCCGATCCTCGTAGGCGCGCGGCAGGAAGAAGAGCAGGTCTTCGACGCTGGCGATCTCTTTGCGCGCGAGCGCCTGCGCGGTCTTCGGACCCACGCCCGGCACGCGACTCACATTCTCGGAGAGCCAGCGGTCGGGGAAGCCCGGCGCGAGCAGGCCCGCGAGCAGCTTCGCGATCTCCTCGAGCGTCTCCGGCGTCGCGCCCGACTCGAGCGCCGCCCCGGCGTCGCGCAGGCGCTTGGAGACTTCGGGCGGGACCCAGAGCTCGGCTGCGCGCTCGAGCGCCGCGCGCAACGTGCCCGCGAGATCGCGTACGCGCGCCGCGGCGTCGGGCGCGCGCCGCGCGAACTCGAGGGGTCCGCGAATGGCCGCGACCGCGTCGCGCCAGCGGGACATCAGCCCCTGTGCAGGTCCTGAAGCGCGATCGGCTGGACGGCTCCGGCGCGCAGCGCGCGGATCGCGCCGGCCGCGGCGCGCGCGCCGGCGACGGTGGTGAAGTACGGAATCCCGGCCTCGAGCGCAGAGCGGCGCATCGAGGCCGAGTCCTTCACGGCGGCGGCGTCGCCCAGCCGCGTGGTGGCGATCACGAGTGACACCTTGCCGCCGCGGATCAGGTCGTCGACGTGCGGCGAGCCCTCGCGCACCTTGTTGATCGCGTCGATCTGGAGCCCGCGCTCGCGCATGAACTCGGCCGTGCCGCGCGTGGCCACGAGCGAGAAGCCCTCCTCCTGAAGCACGCGCAGCGCCGCGGCGCCCGAGGGCTTGTCCTCGTCGCGCAGGGACGCGAGCACGGTGCCCGAGGTGGGCAGATCCATGCCCGCGCCGCGCTGCGCCTTGGCGTAGGCGCGCCCGAACTCGCGGTCGATGCCCATGACCTCGCC
This genomic window contains:
- the recG gene encoding ATP-dependent DNA helicase RecG, which codes for MSRWRDAVAAIRGPLEFARRAPDAAARVRDLAGTLRAALERAAELWVPPEVSKRLRDAGAALESGATPETLEEIAKLLAGLLAPGFPDRWLSENVSRVPGVGPKTAQALARKEIASVEDLLFFLPRAYEDRREITPIERLEVGRAAAFAGTVTRSAVVPLRNGRRFFQAVVSDGTGAVQLKWFRGLATFEHRLAPGTRVLVAGEVRRYRFAKELHHPDVEVLAEATEPGELPRIVPSYSAVEGLPPRTARRIVETALRSAADLVDGWLPEATVAELGLPEIGAALREVHLPGVGLDPASLRERSTPYHLRLVAEELFLLQLGLELRRRDLRRRTTEPLVLSDEAESRARAALPFSLTRDQLRVWGEIRADLAARAPMNRLLVGDVGTGKTVLAVLAAAAARASRRSAVLAAPTELLAEQHFETLQRLASPLGVRGALLTGATPPRERAELARWLERGEVSLVVGTHALFSESVELPRLGLVVIDEQHRFGVAQRRALARKGENPHLLAMSATPIPRSLALTVFGDLDHSVLRERPPGRAPVATRIVAPTAGRAVMSEVNETLRRGEQIFVVYPLVEESEKADLKDATRGFERLRKALPGVTAALVHGRMERADRARAMSDFAAGRVRVLVATTVIEVGVDVPAATLLIVQHAERFGLAQLHQLRGRVGRGGRPGRALLIADPTTPESVERLAILERSDSGFDIAEADLRIRGAGEWLGTRQAGHLPELRLADLVRHGEYLDPVRRAAEQLLRRDRDLSTQPGLVEAVTRRWGNRLVLATS